The Pseudomonas fluorescens genome includes a window with the following:
- a CDS encoding tetratricopeptide repeat protein encodes MLDSLEKMLAKGVDNSLLRFGLGKGYLDLGEFTRAAEHFQRCVELDPKYSAAWKLLGKAHQGQGDLPAARQAWEQGLEAARAHGDKQAEKEMTVFLKKLDRHA; translated from the coding sequence ATGCTCGATTCCCTGGAAAAAATGCTCGCCAAGGGTGTGGATAACTCTCTGCTGCGTTTCGGCCTAGGCAAAGGCTACCTCGACCTCGGCGAATTCACCCGCGCCGCCGAACACTTCCAACGCTGCGTCGAACTCGACCCCAAATACTCCGCCGCCTGGAAACTACTGGGCAAGGCCCACCAAGGCCAAGGCGACCTACCGGCCGCCCGCCAAGCCTGGGAACAAGGCCTCGAAGCCGCCCGCGCCCACGGCGACAAACAGGCGGAGAAGGAAATGACGGTGTTTCTCAAAAAGCTGGATCGCCACGCCTGA
- a CDS encoding DUF1963 domain-containing protein has protein sequence MDIQEIKQRLARPAVKLVAGGFRPAGTDEESWLGSIFLFRPDEEVPTNQAGQPLLPYAQFYLPALPVHSPLLAGVRVLTVFISDPLPEHFEPMGNNWVIREYGPDDVLVRKSLPVADTFLKPFPLRAQAVPEDFPLWDGGGVPEDLEQAILTLERAGKIQSYYDLVTHTYEHKFGGYPSFCQSGVDPGEGFEFVFQISSDAKINLNVVDSGSLMFWKHNETGEWVLYYDFY, from the coding sequence ATGGACATTCAGGAAATCAAGCAACGTCTGGCCCGCCCCGCCGTGAAACTTGTTGCCGGCGGTTTTCGTCCTGCCGGGACCGATGAAGAGAGCTGGCTGGGCAGCATCTTCCTGTTCCGGCCTGATGAAGAGGTGCCCACCAACCAGGCGGGGCAACCGTTGCTCCCCTATGCGCAGTTTTACCTGCCTGCCCTACCCGTCCATAGCCCGCTGCTGGCGGGGGTTCGTGTATTGACGGTGTTCATTTCAGACCCGCTTCCCGAGCATTTTGAGCCTATGGGGAATAATTGGGTCATCCGCGAATATGGACCGGATGATGTGTTGGTGCGCAAGTCTTTGCCGGTGGCAGATACATTCCTCAAACCCTTCCCACTGAGAGCGCAAGCGGTGCCGGAGGACTTTCCACTGTGGGATGGCGGGGGTGTCCCGGAGGACCTCGAGCAAGCAATCCTCACGCTGGAGCGCGCGGGCAAGATACAGAGCTATTACGACTTGGTTACCCACACCTACGAACACAAGTTCGGCGGTTACCCTTCGTTTTGCCAGTCGGGTGTTGATCCGGGTGAAGGCTTTGAGTTTGTGTTCCAGATCTCATCGGACGCGAAGATCAATCTGAATGTGGTCGACAGTGGGAGCCTGATGTTCTGGAAGCACAACGAAACTGGGGAGTGGGTGCTTTATTACGATTTTTACTGA